The Streptomyces sp. NBC_00691 genome has a segment encoding these proteins:
- a CDS encoding methyltransferase has translation MDNELGYELGTWVVSQIQSPDRPTQSTFSLLGREWDLLPEVFPPYTDPGPGLFASWVPYERGDRFLELGCGAGIAAVLAAQHGAERVLATDINPAAVLNARRNAERHGVSDRFTALTSDLFDALDPDEQLDTVFWNTPFIEAPADRPYAGHIERAVFDPGYGLVNRFFRDVVRHLAADGRVYLGTSEAMGNPFKMLRAADEAGFEGKRLRTESVELPAAEFGDSPVVKAHTDERGIVHMDFTLYEFRLR, from the coding sequence ATGGACAACGAGCTGGGCTACGAACTCGGCACCTGGGTCGTGTCACAGATCCAGAGCCCCGACCGACCCACGCAGTCGACGTTCTCGCTGCTCGGCAGGGAATGGGACCTGCTGCCCGAGGTGTTCCCGCCCTACACGGATCCCGGCCCCGGCCTGTTCGCCTCCTGGGTGCCGTACGAGCGGGGCGACCGCTTCCTGGAGCTGGGCTGCGGCGCCGGCATCGCCGCCGTCCTCGCCGCGCAGCACGGGGCGGAGCGGGTGCTCGCCACCGACATCAACCCGGCCGCCGTGCTGAACGCCCGGCGCAACGCGGAGCGGCACGGGGTGTCCGACCGCTTCACCGCGCTGACCAGCGATCTCTTCGACGCCCTCGACCCCGACGAGCAGCTCGACACGGTGTTCTGGAACACCCCGTTCATCGAGGCGCCCGCCGACCGCCCGTACGCCGGGCACATCGAGCGCGCGGTCTTCGACCCCGGGTACGGCCTGGTGAACCGGTTCTTCCGCGACGTGGTGCGCCATCTGGCCGCCGACGGCCGCGTCTACCTGGGCACCAGCGAGGCCATGGGCAACCCGTTCAAGATGCTGCGCGCCGCCGACGAGGCCGGATTCGAGGGCAAGCGGCTCCGTACCGAGTCCGTCGAGCTGCCCGCCGCCGAGTTCGGCGACTCCCCCGTGGTCAAGGCGCACACCGACGAACGCGGCATCGTCCACATGGACTTCACGCTCTACGAGTTCCGGCTCCGCTGA